The Nocardioides sp. S-1144 genome includes a region encoding these proteins:
- a CDS encoding TatD family hydrolase, whose amino-acid sequence MRIFDPHIHMTSRTTDDYEAMHAAGVRAVVEPAFWLGQPRTGVDSFIDYFDALLGWERFRAAQFGIAHHCTIALNPKEANDPRCTPVIDLLPRYLAKDGVVAVGEVGFDSMTEAEETAFTRQLELAGEHGLPAMVHTPHRDKLAGTHRTLELVAAVGLPAGHVLVDHLNEVTVDVVDDAGAWMGFSIYPDTKMDPHRMVAILERRGLDRVLVNSAADWGRSDPLTTRQTGDAMLAAGFSDDDVDRVLWRNPVEFYGQSGRLLLEAPQVEATDTFEGSSVLRGERAS is encoded by the coding sequence ATGCGCATCTTCGACCCGCACATCCACATGACCTCGCGCACGACCGACGACTACGAGGCGATGCACGCCGCCGGCGTCCGCGCCGTCGTGGAGCCGGCGTTCTGGCTCGGCCAGCCGCGCACCGGCGTCGACTCGTTCATCGACTACTTCGACGCGCTGCTCGGCTGGGAGCGCTTCCGCGCCGCCCAGTTCGGCATCGCCCACCACTGCACGATCGCGCTGAACCCGAAGGAGGCCAACGACCCGCGGTGCACGCCGGTCATCGACCTCCTGCCGCGCTACCTCGCCAAGGACGGCGTCGTCGCGGTCGGCGAGGTCGGCTTCGACTCGATGACCGAGGCCGAGGAGACGGCGTTCACCCGGCAGCTCGAGCTGGCCGGTGAGCACGGCCTGCCGGCGATGGTGCACACCCCGCACCGCGACAAGCTGGCCGGCACCCACCGCACCCTCGAGCTCGTCGCCGCCGTGGGGCTGCCGGCCGGGCACGTGCTGGTCGACCACCTCAACGAGGTCACCGTCGACGTCGTCGACGACGCCGGCGCCTGGATGGGCTTCTCGATCTACCCCGACACCAAGATGGACCCGCACCGGATGGTGGCCATCCTGGAGCGCCGCGGGCTCGACCGGGTCCTGGTCAACAGCGCGGCCGACTGGGGGCGAAGCGACCCGCTGACCACGCGCCAGACCGGCGACGCGATGCTCGCCGCCGGCTTCTCCGACGACGACGTCGACCGGGTGCTGTGGCGCAACCCCGTCGAGTTCTACGGCCAGAGCGGCCGGCTGCTGCTGGAGGCCCCGCAGGTCGAGGCCACCGACACCTTCGAGGGCTCCTCGGTGCTCCGCGGCGAGCGGGCGTCGTGA
- a CDS encoding sugar phosphate isomerase/epimerase family protein, protein MPRPITLFTGQWADLPFEEVARLASGWGYDGLEIACWGDHLDPWQAAEDDAYVQGKLDLLEKYGLKVHAISNHLKGQAVCDDPIDGRHEAILSSRVWGDGDPEGVRQRAAEEMKLTARTAQRLGVDTVVGFTGSAIWKYVAMFPPATEEMVAAGYRDFADRWNPILDVFDECGVRFAHEVHPSEIAYDYWTTVATLEAIGHRPAFGLNWDPSHFVWQDLDPVGFLWDFRDRIYHVDCKDAKRQVGNGRNGRLGSHLPWADPRRGWDFVSTGHGDVPWEACFRMLNTIGYQGPISVEWEDAGMDRLVGAPEALEFVRRLAFDPPSAAFDAAFSTSS, encoded by the coding sequence ATGCCTCGTCCGATCACGTTGTTCACCGGCCAGTGGGCTGATCTGCCGTTCGAGGAGGTGGCTCGGCTGGCGTCGGGGTGGGGCTACGACGGCCTGGAGATCGCGTGTTGGGGCGACCACCTCGATCCGTGGCAGGCGGCTGAGGACGACGCCTACGTGCAGGGCAAGCTCGACCTGCTGGAGAAGTACGGGCTGAAGGTGCACGCGATCTCGAACCACCTGAAGGGTCAGGCGGTCTGTGATGACCCGATCGACGGGCGTCACGAGGCGATCTTGTCGAGCCGGGTGTGGGGTGATGGTGACCCCGAGGGGGTGCGCCAGCGCGCGGCGGAGGAGATGAAGCTGACCGCGCGTACCGCGCAGCGCCTGGGTGTGGACACGGTGGTGGGGTTCACGGGTTCGGCGATCTGGAAGTACGTGGCGATGTTCCCGCCGGCGACCGAGGAGATGGTGGCGGCTGGGTATCGCGACTTCGCGGATCGGTGGAACCCGATCCTGGATGTCTTCGACGAGTGTGGGGTGCGGTTCGCCCACGAGGTGCATCCCTCGGAGATTGCTTATGACTACTGGACGACGGTGGCGACGTTGGAGGCGATCGGTCATCGTCCGGCGTTCGGGTTGAACTGGGATCCGAGTCACTTCGTGTGGCAGGACCTGGATCCGGTGGGGTTCTTGTGGGACTTCCGGGATCGGATCTACCACGTGGACTGCAAGGACGCGAAGCGTCAGGTGGGCAATGGTCGTAATGGTCGGTTGGGGTCGCACCTGCCGTGGGCCGATCCCCGGCGGGGGTGGGACTTCGTCTCGACCGGGCACGGGGATGTGCCGTGGGAGGCGTGTTTCCGGATGTTGAACACGATCGGGTACCAGGGTCCGATCTCGGTGGAGTGGGAGGACGCGGGGATGGACCGGTTGGTGGGGGCTCCGGAGGCGTTGGAGTTCGTGCGTCGGTTGGCCTTCGACCCGCCCTCGGCCGCGTTCGACGCCGCATTCTCGACCAGCTCCTGA
- a CDS encoding sugar ABC transporter ATP-binding protein — translation MPDLGKREDASSTPATPDVDGDVLLQMSGIVKVFSSVRALGGVDLDVRRGEVHCLLGQNGAGKSTMIKILSASYIPDEGSMTWKGVPARFANPQAAIDAGVATIYQELDLVDGLTVAENIFLGHEVSTGGFSRRGAANARAREILARLGHSEISPSRLVGDLSPAGQQVVSMARALSHEVDLLILDEPSAVLDHGEVENLFRVVKSLTAQGVAVVYISHRLEEIRQIGDRITVLKDGVTVATGLPAKSTPTADLIKLMTGRAIEYVFPERAAGVVAVAEREVVLQVEDLCLAGHFAGVDLAVRAGEIVGLAGLVGSGRTEILETIYGARRASSGTVSVDGTRLRRGAVDAAVRAGVGLAPEERKSQGLLLDQPVFANISVSSMRLFHRFGFIQRAKEKAKARELVDSLDVRPRNIARHVRTMSGGNQQKVVLARWLLRGVGCCCSMSRLVVSMWARVPRSTGWCVTWLTRGWRWSWSRARSRRCSVWLIGCWWCVKDVWCTKLLPLKSMSPGSWTW, via the coding sequence ATGCCTGATCTCGGCAAGCGGGAGGACGCGTCATCGACGCCGGCCACCCCCGACGTCGACGGTGATGTGCTGTTGCAGATGAGTGGCATCGTGAAGGTGTTTTCGTCGGTGCGGGCGTTGGGTGGTGTTGATCTGGATGTTCGTCGCGGTGAGGTGCACTGTTTGTTGGGTCAGAATGGTGCGGGTAAGTCGACGATGATCAAGATCTTGTCGGCGTCCTACATCCCTGATGAGGGGTCGATGACGTGGAAGGGTGTGCCGGCGAGGTTCGCGAATCCGCAGGCCGCGATTGATGCTGGTGTGGCCACGATCTACCAGGAGCTTGATCTGGTGGATGGGTTGACGGTGGCGGAGAACATCTTTTTGGGTCATGAGGTTTCCACTGGCGGGTTCTCTCGTCGGGGTGCGGCGAATGCGCGGGCCCGGGAGATCCTGGCTCGTCTGGGTCACAGTGAGATCAGTCCGTCGCGGTTGGTGGGTGATTTGTCCCCGGCTGGGCAGCAGGTGGTCTCGATGGCTCGTGCGTTGTCGCACGAGGTGGATTTGTTGATCTTGGATGAGCCGTCGGCGGTGTTGGACCACGGTGAGGTGGAGAACCTGTTCCGGGTGGTGAAGAGCCTGACCGCCCAGGGGGTGGCGGTGGTCTACATCTCGCACCGGTTGGAGGAGATCCGCCAGATCGGGGATCGGATCACGGTGTTGAAGGACGGGGTGACGGTCGCGACGGGTTTGCCGGCGAAGTCGACCCCGACGGCGGATCTGATCAAGTTGATGACCGGTCGTGCGATCGAGTACGTGTTCCCCGAGCGTGCCGCTGGTGTGGTGGCGGTGGCTGAGCGCGAGGTGGTGCTGCAGGTCGAGGACCTCTGCCTGGCTGGTCATTTCGCTGGGGTGGACCTGGCGGTGCGGGCCGGGGAGATCGTGGGTCTGGCGGGTCTGGTGGGTTCGGGGCGCACGGAGATCTTGGAGACGATCTACGGTGCGCGTCGGGCTTCCTCGGGCACGGTGAGTGTGGATGGCACGCGGTTGCGTCGTGGTGCGGTTGATGCTGCGGTGCGTGCGGGGGTGGGTCTGGCTCCGGAGGAGCGCAAGAGTCAGGGTCTGTTGTTGGACCAGCCGGTCTTTGCCAACATCAGCGTGTCCTCGATGAGGTTGTTCCACCGGTTCGGGTTCATCCAGCGGGCCAAGGAGAAGGCGAAGGCCCGTGAGCTGGTCGATTCCCTCGACGTGCGTCCGCGCAACATCGCCCGTCACGTGCGCACGATGTCGGGGGGCAACCAGCAGAAGGTGGTCCTGGCGCGGTGGCTGCTGCGGGGTGTCGGGTGTTGTTGCTCGATGAGCCGACTCGTGGTGTCGATGTGGGCGCGCGTGCCGAGATCTACCGGTTGGTGCGTGACCTGGCTGACTCGGGGGTGGCGGTGGTCGTGGTCTCGAGCGAGGTCGAGGAGGTGCTCGGTCTGGCTGATCGGGTGCTGGTGGTGCGTGAAGGACGTGTGGTGCACGAAGCTGCTGCCGCTGAAATCGATGAGTCCCGGGTCCTGGACCTGGTGA
- a CDS encoding Gfo/Idh/MocA family protein, with amino-acid sequence MTSPFNLGTDGGPEPRRLNVGMVGHAFMGAAHSQAWRSAGRFFDLPLNPVMQVLGGRDMARTAAAAEKLGWLDCETDWRRLVERDDVDLVDICTPGDTHAEIAIAALEAGKHVLCEKPLANSVAEAEEMVRAAEAAAAHGVRAMVGFTYRRVPAIALARRMVAEGRLGDIRHVRAQYLQDWIADPEAPLSWRLERDKAGSGALGDIGAHIIDLAQHITGDHIAEVSGQLETFVKERPLAAEHAGLSGTASAERGQVTVDDAALFLARFRGGAAGIFEATRFATGRKNAIRLELNGSRGSLAFDFEDMNVLEYFDAEEPDETAGFRRILVTEPTHPYVAAWWPPGHGLGYEHGFTHQAVDLVTAIAEGTDPTPGFAEGLQVQRVLGAVEVSSDTRQWQQVPA; translated from the coding sequence ATGACCAGCCCGTTCAACCTCGGCACCGACGGCGGTCCCGAACCTCGTCGCCTCAACGTCGGCATGGTCGGCCATGCCTTCATGGGCGCCGCCCACTCACAGGCCTGGCGTTCAGCCGGACGCTTCTTCGACCTGCCCCTCAACCCCGTGATGCAGGTCCTCGGCGGGCGCGACATGGCCCGCACCGCGGCCGCGGCCGAGAAGCTGGGCTGGCTCGACTGCGAGACCGACTGGCGCCGGCTGGTCGAGCGCGACGACGTCGACCTGGTCGACATCTGCACGCCGGGCGACACCCACGCCGAGATCGCCATCGCGGCGCTCGAGGCCGGCAAGCACGTGCTGTGCGAGAAGCCGCTGGCCAACTCGGTCGCCGAGGCCGAGGAGATGGTCCGCGCGGCCGAGGCGGCCGCCGCCCACGGCGTGCGCGCCATGGTCGGCTTCACCTACCGCCGCGTCCCCGCCATCGCGCTGGCGCGCCGGATGGTGGCCGAGGGCCGGCTGGGCGACATCCGCCACGTCCGCGCCCAGTACCTCCAGGACTGGATCGCCGACCCCGAGGCGCCGCTGTCGTGGCGCCTGGAGCGCGACAAGGCCGGCTCCGGTGCTCTCGGCGACATCGGCGCGCACATCATCGACCTGGCCCAGCACATCACCGGTGACCACATCGCCGAGGTCTCCGGCCAGCTCGAGACCTTCGTCAAGGAGCGCCCGCTCGCCGCCGAGCACGCCGGGCTCTCCGGCACCGCCTCGGCCGAGCGCGGCCAGGTGACCGTCGACGACGCGGCCCTGTTCCTGGCCCGGTTCCGCGGCGGCGCCGCCGGCATCTTCGAGGCCACCCGCTTCGCCACCGGCCGCAAGAACGCGATCCGTCTCGAGCTCAACGGCTCGAGGGGCAGCCTCGCCTTCGACTTCGAGGACATGAACGTCCTGGAGTACTTCGACGCCGAGGAGCCCGACGAGACCGCCGGCTTCCGCCGGATCCTGGTCACCGAGCCCACCCACCCCTACGTCGCGGCGTGGTGGCCCCCGGGCCACGGCCTCGGCTACGAGCACGGCTTCACCCACCAGGCCGTCGACCTGGTGACGGCGATCGCCGAGGGCACCGACCCCACCCCCGGGTTCGCCGAGGGCCTCCAGGTCCAGCGCGTCCTGGGCGCCGTCGAGGTCAGCTCCGACACCCGGCAGTGGCAGCAGGTCCCCGCGTGA
- a CDS encoding EboA domain-containing protein, whose protein sequence is MTTLDEQTEQRLAAAEDAVRADPARVRSLFPAAGRDIGRTPTAPGAAPGEVRVEDVVRVRLLGALGEALAADPDALAQEVADLYRFGDAAERRAVLLGLATLVSAGRPERAALLVHDALRTNDVRLVAAALGPAGAALLDADAFRQAVLKCLFVGVPLDLVAGLDERADATLRTMVASYADERRAAGRAVPDDALTLLDPAGPDAPTQES, encoded by the coding sequence ATGACGACCCTCGACGAGCAGACCGAGCAGCGCCTGGCCGCCGCCGAGGACGCCGTGCGCGCCGACCCGGCCCGCGTCCGCTCCCTCTTCCCCGCCGCCGGCCGCGACATCGGCCGCACGCCCACCGCGCCGGGCGCGGCACCCGGCGAGGTCCGCGTCGAGGACGTCGTCCGCGTGCGCCTGCTGGGCGCGCTCGGGGAGGCCCTGGCCGCCGACCCCGACGCCCTGGCCCAGGAGGTCGCCGACCTCTACCGGTTCGGCGACGCCGCCGAGCGGCGCGCGGTGCTGCTGGGGCTCGCCACGCTGGTCTCCGCCGGGCGGCCCGAGCGGGCCGCGCTGCTGGTCCACGACGCGCTGCGCACCAACGACGTCCGGCTCGTCGCCGCCGCCCTCGGCCCGGCCGGTGCCGCACTGCTGGACGCTGACGCGTTCCGCCAGGCGGTGCTCAAGTGCCTCTTCGTCGGCGTCCCGCTCGACCTGGTCGCCGGGCTCGACGAGCGCGCCGACGCCACCCTGCGCACGATGGTCGCCTCGTACGCCGACGAACGGCGCGCCGCCGGCCGGGCCGTGCCCGACGACGCCCTGACCTTGTTGGACCCCGCCGGGCCCGACGCCCCGACCCAGGAGTCCTGA
- the eboE gene encoding metabolite traffic protein EboE — MRFRHRDGSLVHLSYGSNVHPAETVDGIVAQLRTYAAGVRSALDADVLGVGLWLPAAVAHELARDAGARDRVRQVLRAERLEVVTVNAFPYRGFHDDVVKKAVYLPDWTDDARLDFTLDCARVLADLLPDEAVRGSVSTLPLGWRTPWDDDHDRAATDVLHRLSDGLAALADDVGRPVRVGLEPEPGCLVETAADAVERLAWLADLGPGLVGVCVDTCHLAVGFEEVADALDDLESAGLPVVKVQASAALHAARPGDDETRAALAGWAEGRFLHQTREPVGAEVSGRDDLDEALGLDGAGGEPLPARRPWRVHVHVPVHADPEPPLRSTRPHLEAGLTALLGGDHPVVDHVEVETYTWGVLPPELRPRDDAGLVAGIAAELAWARDRLVALGLDPVPGLQGAPS, encoded by the coding sequence GTGAGGTTCCGCCACCGCGACGGCAGCCTGGTCCACCTCTCCTACGGCAGCAACGTCCACCCTGCCGAGACCGTCGACGGGATCGTGGCCCAGCTGCGCACCTACGCGGCCGGCGTCCGCTCGGCCCTCGACGCCGACGTCCTCGGGGTGGGGCTGTGGCTGCCGGCGGCGGTGGCCCACGAGCTCGCCCGGGACGCCGGCGCGCGCGACCGGGTCCGCCAGGTGCTGCGCGCCGAGCGGCTCGAGGTCGTCACCGTCAACGCCTTCCCCTACCGCGGCTTCCACGACGACGTCGTCAAGAAGGCCGTCTACCTCCCCGACTGGACCGACGACGCCCGGCTGGACTTCACCCTCGACTGCGCGCGGGTGCTGGCCGACCTGCTGCCCGACGAGGCCGTCCGCGGCAGCGTCTCCACCCTGCCGCTGGGCTGGCGCACTCCCTGGGACGACGACCACGACCGCGCCGCGACCGACGTGCTCCACCGCCTCTCCGACGGCCTCGCCGCGCTGGCCGACGACGTCGGTCGCCCCGTGCGCGTCGGGCTCGAGCCCGAGCCGGGCTGCCTGGTCGAGACCGCCGCGGACGCCGTCGAGCGGCTCGCCTGGCTCGCCGACCTCGGTCCCGGGCTCGTCGGGGTGTGCGTCGACACCTGCCACCTCGCCGTCGGCTTCGAGGAGGTGGCCGACGCGCTCGACGACCTCGAGTCCGCCGGGCTGCCGGTGGTCAAGGTGCAGGCCTCCGCGGCCCTGCACGCCGCCCGCCCCGGCGACGACGAGACCCGCGCCGCCCTCGCGGGCTGGGCCGAGGGTCGCTTCCTGCACCAGACCCGCGAGCCGGTCGGCGCCGAGGTCAGCGGGCGCGACGACCTCGACGAGGCGCTGGGCCTCGACGGCGCCGGCGGCGAGCCGCTGCCGGCGCGTCGTCCGTGGCGGGTGCACGTGCACGTCCCGGTGCACGCCGACCCGGAGCCGCCGCTGCGCAGCACCCGTCCGCACCTCGAGGCCGGCCTCACCGCCCTCCTCGGCGGCGACCACCCGGTCGTCGACCACGTCGAGGTCGAGACCTACACGTGGGGCGTGCTGCCGCCCGAGCTGCGCCCGCGCGACGACGCCGGCCTGGTCGCCGGCATCGCCGCCGAGCTCGCCTGGGCTCGCGACCGACTCGTCGCGCTCGGCCTCGACCCCGTCCCCGGACTGCAAGGAGCCCCCTCGTGA
- a CDS encoding substrate-binding domain-containing protein, with protein MSLKFLSAPRAGAYKSAKFTATLAVVAVLGLSACTSNDSSEEEGNPNLSGGNSGAEEGSNDEAGDKITIGFSAPAADHGWMASITESTRAVAEQYDDVELVVSEGTNDPNVQIEQIKTFISDGVDAIVLLPFDGAALTPVALEAMEAGIPVVNVDREFSDPNAARVTVLGDNYGMGVSAGEFVCEDAAGNEDAVIGEIQGIASLPLTQDRSQGFADALAECGLEVENQVEAAFSADTGQEAAEGLLQALPKMDYLWNHDDDQGVGVIAAIEAAGRDEFTMIGGAGSQQAMESIKAGNSVLKATVIYPSTQGADGLKLARLLAQDKNVSDLVEVEVPRTVQLFAPVVTADNVDEYLPTAFKS; from the coding sequence ATGTCTTTGAAGTTCCTCTCCGCCCCGCGCGCCGGTGCGTACAAGTCGGCGAAGTTCACCGCGACCCTCGCGGTGGTCGCTGTGCTGGGTCTCAGTGCCTGCACCAGCAACGACTCCTCCGAGGAGGAGGGCAACCCGAACCTGTCCGGTGGTAACTCCGGTGCCGAGGAGGGCTCCAACGACGAGGCCGGTGACAAGATCACCATCGGTTTCTCCGCCCCCGCAGCCGACCACGGCTGGATGGCCTCGATCACCGAGTCCACCCGTGCGGTGGCCGAGCAGTACGACGACGTCGAGCTGGTGGTCTCGGAGGGCACCAACGACCCCAACGTGCAGATCGAGCAGATCAAGACCTTCATCAGCGACGGGGTCGACGCGATCGTGCTGCTGCCCTTCGACGGTGCCGCGCTGACCCCGGTCGCGCTCGAGGCGATGGAGGCCGGGATCCCGGTGGTCAACGTCGACCGCGAGTTCAGCGACCCCAACGCCGCGCGGGTCACGGTGCTGGGTGACAACTACGGCATGGGTGTCTCGGCCGGGGAGTTCGTGTGTGAGGACGCCGCGGGCAACGAGGACGCCGTGATCGGTGAGATCCAGGGCATCGCCTCGCTGCCGCTGACCCAGGACCGCAGCCAGGGCTTCGCCGACGCGCTGGCCGAGTGTGGCCTGGAGGTCGAGAACCAGGTCGAGGCCGCGTTCTCTGCCGACACCGGCCAGGAGGCCGCTGAGGGTCTGCTGCAGGCGCTGCCGAAGATGGACTACCTGTGGAACCACGACGACGACCAGGGTGTCGGCGTCATCGCTGCGATCGAGGCCGCGGGCCGCGATGAGTTCACCATGATCGGTGGTGCCGGCTCCCAGCAGGCGATGGAGTCCATCAAGGCCGGCAACAGCGTCTTGAAGGCCACCGTCATCTACCCCTCCACCCAGGGCGCCGACGGCCTCAAGCTGGCCCGCCTGCTGGCCCAGGACAAGAACGTCTCCGACCTCGTCGAGGTCGAGGTCCCCCGCACCGTGCAGCTCTTCGCCCCCGTCGTGACCGCCGACAACGTCGACGAGTACCTCCCCACCGCGTTCAAGTCCTGA
- a CDS encoding ABC transporter permease produces the protein MSNSTERPSALDKHDKHNTGSAGSGGAHAGDPVEALPVIESTESSQTMTASGPGGAGGGGGAAGGSTMARLADMGFFRIIGLVVVLLLIAVVGTITAGDRFLAADNFQSILRQGTVVGIVAIGMTFVITGGGIDLSVGAVVALSSVWATTLATQEMAADTHWLLLVLAAIAVGAGAGLVNGILIAYGKIVAFIATLAMLVAARGLAEIISEKRTQIVSSSDLPGFYDFFNAKPLGIDMQIWLFAVVAVGVGVLLNRTTFGRRTFAVGGNPEAARLAGINVRRHTVLLYVLVGVCAGLAALILIAKTTTGSANHAELLELDAIAAVVIGGTLLAGGRGTITGTVLGVLIFNTLTNVFTLNNRPPSEQDVLKGAIIVAAVLLQQWLASRKSTT, from the coding sequence ATGAGCAACTCCACCGAGCGGCCCTCGGCCCTCGACAAGCACGACAAGCACAACACCGGTTCTGCCGGTTCTGGTGGTGCGCACGCTGGTGATCCGGTGGAGGCGTTGCCGGTGATCGAGTCGACTGAGTCCTCGCAGACGATGACGGCCTCGGGTCCCGGCGGTGCTGGTGGTGGTGGTGGTGCTGCGGGTGGTTCCACGATGGCGCGGTTGGCCGACATGGGGTTCTTCCGGATCATCGGTCTGGTCGTGGTGTTGTTGTTGATCGCGGTGGTGGGGACCATCACTGCGGGTGACCGGTTCCTGGCTGCGGACAACTTCCAGTCGATCCTGCGTCAGGGCACGGTGGTGGGGATCGTGGCGATCGGGATGACGTTCGTCATCACCGGTGGTGGCATCGACTTGTCGGTGGGTGCGGTGGTGGCGTTGTCCTCGGTGTGGGCCACGACGTTGGCCACCCAGGAGATGGCGGCTGACACGCACTGGTTGTTGTTGGTGCTGGCCGCGATCGCGGTGGGTGCGGGTGCGGGTCTGGTGAACGGGATCTTGATCGCCTACGGCAAGATCGTGGCGTTCATCGCGACGTTGGCGATGTTGGTCGCGGCGCGGGGGTTGGCTGAGATCATCTCCGAGAAGCGGACCCAGATCGTCAGCAGCAGTGACCTGCCGGGCTTCTACGACTTCTTCAACGCCAAGCCGCTGGGCATCGACATGCAGATCTGGTTGTTCGCGGTGGTCGCGGTGGGGGTGGGTGTGTTGTTGAACCGCACCACCTTCGGGCGGCGGACCTTCGCGGTCGGGGGCAACCCGGAGGCTGCTCGCCTGGCTGGGATCAACGTGCGTCGCCACACCGTGCTGCTCTACGTGCTGGTCGGGGTGTGCGCGGGTCTGGCGGCGTTGATCCTGATCGCCAAGACCACCACCGGGTCGGCCAACCACGCCGAGCTCCTCGAGCTCGACGCGATCGCGGCGGTGGTCATCGGCGGGACCCTGCTGGCCGGTGGTCGCGGCACGATCACCGGGACCGTGCTGGGGGTGTTGATCTTCAACACCCTGACCAACGTGTTCACCCTCAACAACCGCCCGCCCTCTGAGCAGGACGTGCTCAAGGGCGCCATCATCGTCGCCGCCGTCCTGCTCCAGCAGTGGTTGGCGTCTCGGAAGAGCACCACCTAG
- a CDS encoding alkaline phosphatase family protein — protein sequence MSQTPAPTPPRLLVVDVVGLTPDLLRHMPRAQRVATAGFAAELGTVLPAVTCSVQSTFLTGLLPRDHGIVGNGWYFRDLGEVLLWRQHNALVQGEKLWDVIRRERPGYKVANVCWWYAMGADVDSTVTPRPVYHADGRKSPDCWTWPPELHDRLTDKLGPFPLFTYWGPTAAIPSSRWIVEAARELMPEHDLTLVYVPHLDYDLQRFGPDSEQAVQAARDVDEVLTPLLDDAERTGTTVVLLSEYGITKASRPVDVNRLLRREGLLHVHHNATGELLDPWTSRAFAVADHQVAHVYVKDPADLPRVRALCEGLDGVDQVLDREGQAELGLDHERAGELVLVAEPDAWFTYYYWLDDALAPDFAKAVEIHKKPGYDPAELFLDPEDRLVKARAGLTLVRKKVGLRYSMSVVPLDPAPVSGSHGRLPSRPEDGPVLLCSDPSVKAERIEATDVRDLLARLATGSRP from the coding sequence GTGAGCCAGACCCCCGCACCGACCCCGCCCCGCCTGCTCGTCGTCGACGTCGTCGGCCTCACCCCCGACCTGCTGCGCCACATGCCCCGCGCCCAGCGGGTGGCCACGGCCGGGTTCGCGGCCGAGCTCGGAACCGTGCTGCCCGCCGTCACCTGCTCGGTGCAGTCGACCTTCCTGACCGGCCTGCTCCCGCGCGACCACGGCATCGTCGGCAACGGGTGGTACTTCCGCGACCTCGGCGAGGTCCTGCTCTGGCGCCAGCACAACGCGCTCGTGCAGGGCGAGAAGCTGTGGGACGTCATCCGGCGCGAGCGACCCGGCTACAAGGTCGCCAACGTCTGCTGGTGGTACGCCATGGGCGCCGACGTCGACAGCACCGTCACGCCGCGGCCGGTCTACCACGCCGACGGCCGCAAGAGCCCCGACTGCTGGACCTGGCCGCCGGAGCTCCACGACCGGCTGACCGACAAGCTCGGCCCGTTCCCGCTCTTCACCTACTGGGGACCGACCGCGGCCATCCCGAGCTCGCGCTGGATCGTCGAGGCGGCCCGCGAGCTGATGCCGGAGCACGACCTCACCCTGGTCTACGTGCCCCACCTCGACTACGACCTCCAGCGCTTCGGCCCCGACAGCGAGCAGGCCGTCCAGGCGGCCCGCGACGTCGACGAGGTGCTCACGCCGCTGCTCGACGACGCCGAGCGCACCGGCACGACCGTCGTCCTGCTGAGCGAGTACGGCATCACCAAGGCCTCCCGCCCGGTCGACGTCAACCGGCTGCTGCGCCGCGAGGGCCTGCTCCACGTGCACCACAACGCCACCGGCGAGCTGCTCGACCCCTGGACCTCGCGCGCCTTCGCCGTCGCCGACCACCAGGTCGCGCACGTCTACGTCAAGGACCCCGCCGACCTGCCCCGGGTGCGCGCGCTGTGCGAGGGGCTCGACGGCGTCGACCAGGTGCTCGACCGCGAGGGCCAGGCCGAGCTCGGGCTCGACCACGAGCGGGCCGGCGAGCTGGTGCTCGTCGCCGAGCCCGATGCCTGGTTCACCTACTACTACTGGCTCGACGACGCGCTCGCGCCCGACTTCGCCAAGGCCGTGGAGATCCACAAGAAACCCGGCTACGACCCCGCCGAGCTCTTCCTCGACCCGGAGGACCGGCTCGTGAAGGCGCGCGCCGGGCTGACCCTGGTGCGCAAGAAGGTCGGGCTGCGCTACTCCATGAGCGTCGTCCCGCTCGACCCGGCGCCGGTCAGCGGCAGCCACGGGCGGCTGCCCAGCCGCCCCGAGGACGGTCCCGTCCTGCTCTGCTCCGACCCGAGCGTCAAGGCCGAGCGGATCGAGGCCACCGACGTCCGCGACCTGCTGGCGAGGCTGGCCACCGGCTCCCGGCCGTGA